A part of Paraburkholderia largidicola genomic DNA contains:
- a CDS encoding 2-aminoethylphosphonate ABC transporter permease subunit: MSSLFSPDASPDALAAARDARRAATAASHAAAKRRRERLSQWHLAFLAVFVLGPLVIYPLVRLVLLSLSGEHGLSFHAYSTFFQNPETSGVIGTTLWILFASAGLASLLGVALASLLFFKPFPGARLVTRFLELFVAFPSFLVAFTLIFLYGSQGSVSIGLQRLFHLEAPPLDFLFGIGGVILAEVVFYAPFVVRPTLASFAMLDMRLIEAARSLGANGWMVAFRVIVPLAWPGIAAGTILCFLLTLNEFGILLVLGSAHLITLPVAIYSSATVDLDLPTAAAGAVVMLAMSLSLYALYRQVNKRKVRGAK; encoded by the coding sequence ATGTCGTCCTTATTCAGCCCTGACGCCAGCCCGGACGCGCTCGCCGCAGCGAGGGACGCACGTCGCGCCGCGACGGCCGCCTCGCACGCGGCGGCAAAGCGCCGGCGCGAGCGCCTGTCGCAATGGCATCTGGCGTTTCTTGCTGTGTTCGTGCTCGGCCCGCTGGTGATCTATCCGCTCGTGCGTCTCGTGTTGCTGAGCCTGTCGGGCGAGCATGGATTGAGCTTTCACGCTTACTCGACGTTCTTCCAGAACCCGGAGACGAGCGGCGTGATCGGCACGACGCTGTGGATTCTGTTTGCCAGCGCCGGGCTCGCGTCGCTGCTCGGCGTGGCGCTCGCGTCGCTGCTGTTCTTCAAGCCGTTTCCGGGCGCGCGCCTCGTCACACGGTTTCTGGAACTGTTCGTCGCGTTCCCGTCGTTCCTGGTCGCGTTCACGCTGATCTTTCTGTACGGCTCGCAAGGCTCCGTCAGCATCGGGCTGCAGCGGCTCTTCCATCTCGAAGCGCCGCCGCTCGATTTCCTGTTCGGCATCGGCGGCGTGATTCTCGCGGAAGTGGTGTTCTACGCGCCGTTCGTCGTGCGTCCGACGCTCGCCTCGTTCGCAATGCTCGACATGCGTCTGATCGAAGCCGCGCGGAGCCTCGGCGCGAACGGCTGGATGGTCGCGTTCCGCGTGATCGTGCCGCTCGCGTGGCCGGGCATCGCGGCGGGCACGATCCTGTGCTTTCTGCTGACGCTCAACGAGTTCGGCATTCTGCTCGTGCTCGGCAGCGCGCATCTGATCACGCTGCCCGTGGCGATCTACAGCTCGGCGACCGTCGACCTCGATCTGCCGACGGCTGCCGCCGGCGCCGTCGTGATGCTGGCGATGTCGCTGTCGTTGTATGCGCTGTACCGCCAGGTCAACAAGCGCAAGGTGAGAGGAGCGAAGTAA